A genomic stretch from Gorilla gorilla gorilla isolate KB3781 chromosome 20, NHGRI_mGorGor1-v2.1_pri, whole genome shotgun sequence includes:
- the SHISA7 gene encoding protein shisa-7 isoform X2 translates to MPALLLLVLLASSAGQARARPSNATSAEPAGPLPALLAHLRRLTGALTGGGGAASPGANGTRTGPAGGAGAAARAPPPAELCHGYYDVMGQYDATFNCSTGSYRFCCGTCHYRFCCEHRHMRLAQASCSNYDTPRWATTPPPLAGGAGGAGGAGGGPGPGQAGWLEGGRTGGAGGRGGEGPGGSTAYVVCGVISFALAVGVGAKVAFSKASRAPRAHRDINVPRALVDILRHQAGPGTRPDRARSSSLTPGIGGPDSMPPRTPKNLYNTVKTPNLDWRALPPPSPSLHYSTLSCSRSFHNLSHLPPSYEAAVKSELNRYSSLKRLAEKDLDEAYLKRRPLELPRGTLPLHALRRPGTGGGYRMEAWGGPEELGLAPAPNPRRVMSQEHLLGDGGRSRYEFTLPRARLVSQEHLLLSSPEALRQSREHLLSPPRSPALPPDPTARASLAASHSNLLLGPGGPPTPLRGLPPPSSLHAHHHHALHGSPQPAWMSDAGGGGGTLARRPPFQRQGTLEQLQFIPGHHLPQHLRTASKNEVTV, encoded by the exons ATGCCGGCCCTCCTGCTCCTCGTACTCCTGGCCTCTAGCGCCGGCCAGGCCAGGGCGCGCCCGTCCAACGCCACGAGCGCCGAGCCCGCGGGCCCGCTGCCCGCCCTGCTGGCGCACCTGCGGCGCCTGACCGGGGCGCTGACGGGCGGCGGGGGCGCGGCGAGCCCAGGCGCCAACGGCACCAGGACCGGCCCCGCGGGCGGGGCGGGCGCGGCGGCCCGGGCGCCCCCTCCCGCCGAGCTCTGCCACGGCTACTACGATGTCATGGGCCAGTACGACGCCACCTTCAACTGCAGCACCGGCTCCTACCGCTTCTGCTGTGGCACCTGCCACTACCGCTTCTGCTGTGAGCACCGTCACATGCGCCTGGCGCAGGCCTCCTGCTCCAACTACGACACGCCGCGCTGGGCCACCACGCCGCCGCCGCTAGCTGGGGGCGCCGGGGGCGCTGGGGGTGCGGGCGGGGGGCCAGGGCCCGGCCAGGCCGGGTGGTTGGAAGGGGGCCGGACTGGGGGTGCCGGGGGCCGCGGGGGCGAGGGCCCCGGGGGCAGCACAGCCTACGTCGTGTGCGGGGTCATCAGCTTCGCCCTGGCCGTGGGCGTCGGCGCCAAAGTGGCCTTCAGCAAGGCGTCCCGTGCGCCCCGGGCGCACCGGGATATCAACGTGCCCAG AGCTCTGGTGGACATTCTGAGACATCAGGCGGGGCCTGGGACCCGCCCGGACCGGGCCCGAAGCAGCTCCCTGACCCCGGGGATCGGCGGTCCCGACAGCATGCCCCCAAGGACGCCCAAGAACCTCTACAACACCGTGAAGACCCCCAACCTCG ACTGGCGAGCCTTGCCGCCGCCCAGCCCCTCCTTGCACTACTCCACGCTGTCCTGCTCTCGGTCCTTCCACAACCTCTCGCATCTGCCCCCGTCCTACGAGGCTGCGGTGAAATCCGAGCTGAACCGCTACTCTTCCCTCAAGAGGCTGG CCGAGAAGGATCTGGACGAGGCCTACCTGAAGCGCCGGCCCCTGGAGTTGCCCCGCGGCACGCTGCCCCTGCACGCGCTGCGGCGGCCGGGCACCGGGGGCGGCTACCGCATGGAGGCCTGGGGCGGCccagaggagctgggcctggcgcCCGCGCCCAACCCCCGGCGGGTCATGTCCCAGGAGCACCTGCTGGGCGATGGTGGCCGTTCGCGCTACGAGTTCACGCTGCCGCGCGCGCGCCTGGTGTCGCAGGAGCACCTGCTGCTGTCCTCGCCCGAGGCCCTGCGCCAGAGTCGCGAGCACCTGCTGTCGCCCCCGCGCAGCCCCGCGCTGCCCCCCGACCCCACCGCCCGGGCCAGCCTGGCCGCCTCACACTCCAACCTGCTGCTGGGGCCCGGGGGGCCCCCAACACCGCTGCGCGGGCTGCCGCCACCGTCCAGCCTGCAcgcccaccaccaccacgccctgcatGGCTCGCCGCAGCCCGCCTGGATGTCCGACGCCGGCGGGGGCGGGGGCACACTGGCCCGCAGGCCGCCCTTCCAGCGCCAGGGCACGCTGGAGCAGCTGCAGTTCATCCCGGGCCACCACCTGCCCCAGCACCTGCGCACGGCCAGCAAGAACGAGGTGACTGTCTGA
- the LOC129528898 gene encoding uncharacterized protein: MPGQKCLCSVTSSQGQSLVPMRSSQRKRPAREVIAGGHVHVLWCPQRLPSCGVITETTPCSMTFLPVVSLQRQSHLDDVISNSKASFGIIAMGKIFSPCVFAAEKMPLSYDVIITHKAIFLGHVAGENASPIVSSLDIRSPFHNIITGTLPPSCDAITREGALPYDVIRGTVPLPVMSSPEMTTHSGTSPGGGPFCDVAQMLRALRWHKEMPPLLPPCCRRQGRPRVQDHPREDAREQRGALS; encoded by the exons ATGCCAGGG CAAAAATGTCTGTGTTCTGTGACGTCATCACAGGGACAAAGCCTCGTTCCCATGAGGTCATCACAGAGGAAGAGGCCGGCCCGTGAGGTCATCGCTGGAGGCCATGTCCATGTTCTATGGTGTCCTCAGAGGCTTCCTTCTTGTGGTGTAATAACAGAGACGACGCCTTGTTCCATGACATTCCTTCCTGTGGTGTCACTGCAGAGACAATCTCACCTGGATGATGTCATCTCTAACTCCAAGGCCTCTTTTGGCATCATCGCCATGGGGAAGAtattttctccctgtgtctttgcAGCAGAGAAGATGCCTCTGTCCTATGATGTCATCATTACACACAAAGCCATCTTCCTGGGACACGTCGCAGGGGAAAATGCCTCACCGATTGTGTCCTCACTAGACATAAGGTCCCCTTTTCACAACATCATCACAGGGACCCTGCCTCCTTCCTGTGATGCCATCACCAGAGAAG GTGCCTTGCCCTATGACGTCATCAGAGGGACCGTGCCTCTTCCTGTGATGTCATCACCAGAGATGACCACCCACTCTGGGACCTCTCCAGGAGGAGGTCCCTTCTGTGATGTCGCCCAGATGCTACGTGCTCTGAGATGGCACAAAGAGATGCCTCCACTGCTGCCACCATGTTGTAGAAGGCAGGGCAGGCCCAGAGTCCAGGACCACCCCAGGGAAGATGCCAGGGAGCAGAGAGGGGCCCTGTCCTGA